Proteins encoded within one genomic window of Pectobacterium araliae:
- the ccmD gene encoding heme exporter protein CcmD, protein MNIAFTSWQDFFAMGGYAFYVWLAVVLTLLPLSALVGHTLLSRRALLIDIRRQQAREQRKNTARKPAATEVAQ, encoded by the coding sequence ATGAACATCGCCTTCACGAGCTGGCAAGATTTCTTTGCGATGGGCGGCTATGCCTTTTACGTGTGGCTGGCCGTGGTGCTAACGCTGTTACCGCTGAGCGCATTGGTCGGTCATACCCTCTTGAGTCGCCGCGCATTATTGATCGACATTCGCCGCCAGCAAGCGCGCGAGCAGCGTAAGAATACGGCGCGTAAGCCAGCAGCAACGGAGGTGGCGCAATGA